Proteins co-encoded in one Brassica oleracea var. oleracea cultivar TO1000 chromosome C4, BOL, whole genome shotgun sequence genomic window:
- the LOC106341797 gene encoding O-glucosyltransferase rumi homolog, protein MLQRKSMKRNNNSDAHTNRHPSLKTTSYPGKRIAKATLFFVSCLFISAGLLDLLGCFDLTTFTGLKQVTTIKKQPITTHHKFPDQCDVVRNQTQQQERQQLPMSEDGTENDKTGSSHSRPSTCPSYFRWIHEDLRPWRETGITRGMLEKARNNKAHFRVVILDGKVYVKKYRKSIDTRDVFTLWGILQLLRWYPGRLPDLELMFDANDRPTVRSSDYKGQQHPAPPPIFRYCSDDASLDIVFPDWSFWGWAEVNIKPWAKSMVAIQEGNKMTPWKDRVAYAYWRGNPNVAPTRRDLLTCNVSDQQDWNTRLYINDWVREPREGFKNSNLENQCTHRYKIYIEGWAWSVSEKYIMACDSMTLYVRPKYYDFFIRGMMPLQHYWPIRDNSKCTSLKHAVHWGNTHLDQARKIGEEGSRYIREEVNMEHVYDYMFHLMNEYAKLQKFKPEIPWGATEIIPDSMGCPATGRWRDFMEESMVMSPSEASPCEMPLPYSPAEFREVLERKANVTRQVELWEDQYFSNLRNGNKP, encoded by the exons ATGCTTCAACGGAAAAGCATGAAGAGGAACAACAACAGCGATGCTCACACGAACAGGCATCCCTCTCTCAAAACGACCTCGTATCCAGGAAAACGCATCGCAAAGGCTACTCTCTTCTTCGTTTCCTGTCTCTTCATTTCTGCTGGTCTCTTGGACTTGTTGGGTTGTTTCGATTTA ACAACTTTTACAGGTCTGAAGCAAGTCACAACAATCAAAAAACAACCAATCACAACGCACCACAAGTTCCCTGACCAATGCGACGTCGTACGGAACCAAACACAGCAACAAGAAAGACAGCAACTTCCAATGTCCGAAGACGGCACAGAAAACGACAAAACCGGAAGCAGCCATTCGCGACCATCCACGTGTCCTTCATACTTCCGTTGGATCCACGAGGATCTACGGCCGTGGAGAGAGACAGGTATAACGAGAGGGATGCTCGAGAAAGCGAGGAACAACAAGGCGCATTTCAGGGTTGTAATCCTAGACGGGAAGGTGTACGTTAAGAAGTACAGAAAATCTATCGACACTCGAGATGTTTTTACTCTGTGGGGCATCCTACAGTTACTACGGTGGTACCCAGGGAGATTGCCCGATCTAGAGCTCATGTTTGACGCTAATGATAGACCAACCGTCCGATCTAGCGACTATAAAGGTCAACAACACCCGGCCCCACCTCCAATATTCCGTTATTGCTCTGATGACGCCAGCTTGGATATAGTCTTCCCTGATTGGTCCTTCTGGGGATG GGCGGAAGTTAATATTAAGCCTTGGGCTAAGTCCATGGTGGCGATTCAAGAAGGGAACAAGATGACGCCATGGAAAGACCGCGTGGCGTACGCTTATTGGAGAGGAAATCCTAACGTGGCCCCCACTAGGAGAGATCTTCTTACATGCAATGTCTCAGACCAACAAGACTGGAACACTCGGCTGTACATCAAT GATTGGGTTAGAGAACCAAGAGAAGGATTCAAGAACTCAAACTTAGAGAACCAATGCACTCACAG GTACAAGATATACATAGAAGGATGGGCATGGTCAGTGAGTGAGAAGTATATAATGGCATGTGACTCAATGACATTATACGTGAGACCAAAGTACTATGATTTTTTTATACGAGGAATGATGCCATTACAACATTATTGGCCAATCAGAGACAACTCAAAGTGTACTTCCCTCAAACACGCCGTACATTGGGGGAATACCCATTTAGACCAG GCACGTAAGATAGGGGAAGAAGGGAGCAGATATATAAGAGAGGAAGTGAACATGGAACATGTGTATGATTACATGTTCCATTTGATGAACGAGTACGCCAAGCTTCAGAAGTTTAAACCGGAGATTCCTTGGGGAGCTACTGAGATCATACCGGATAGTATGGGATGTCCAGCGACGGGGCGGTGGAGAGATTTCATGGAGGAGTCGATGGTTATGTCACCTAGTGAAGCCTCTCCTTGCGAGATGCCTCTTCCTTATAGTCCTGCGGAGTTTAGAGAGGTTCTTGAGAGAAAAGCTAATGTGACTCGCCAAGTTGAGTTATGGGAGGATCAATATTTTAGTAATCTGAGGAATGGTAACAAACCTTGA
- the LOC106341799 gene encoding AT-hook motif nuclear-localized protein 9, with protein MDQRDPMGLTGSGSYYIQRGLPGSVPPTFHGSSQQQQGLRHLHNPNSPFGSGSTGFGSPPLRGDPSPAAPTGAVPHHVGVHMISPPPPTSETPMKRKRGRPRKYGQDGSVSLALSSSSVSTINSSNKRGRGRPPGSGKKQRLASTGELMMPSSSGMSFTPHVILVSIGEDIASKVIAFSQQGPRAICVLSASGAVSTATLLQSSSPPGAIQYEGRFEILALSISYLVPTDGSFRNRTGNLSVSLASPDGRVIGGAIGGPLIAASPVQVIVGSFIWAAPKIKNKKREEEGSENVQDTNDHQALDNNNNTVSPVPQQHTQGQNLIWSTGSRQMDMRHAHADIDLMRG; from the exons ATGGATCAAAGAGATCCAATGGGTTTAACCGGGTCAGGCTCTTACTACATCCAAAGAGGACTACCCGGGTCGGTTCCTCCTACGTTTCACGGATCCTCACAGCAACAACAAGGCCTTCGTCACTTACATAACCCAAACTCTCCATTCGGTTCAGGCTCCACCGGGTTCGGATCTCCTCCTTTACGCGGTGACCCTTCTCCAGCAGCACCAACCGGAGCTGTTCCTCATCACGTTGGCGTTCACATGATCTCTCCTCCTCCTCCTACAAGTGAAACTCCGATGAAACGTAAGAGAGGACGGCCAAGAAAATACGGACAAGACGGTTCTGTTTCTTTGGCATTGTCTTCTTCCTCTGTTTCAACCATTAACAGCTCTAACAAACGCGGCCGTGGTCGGCCTCCTGGCTCCGGCAAGAAACAGAGATTAGCTTCCACTG GTGAGTTGATGATGCCTTCATCTTCTGGAATGAGCTTCACGCCACACGTGATCTTGGTTTCTATAGGAGAA GATATTGCATCAAAGGTTATAGCTTTCTCTCAACAAGGTCCAAGAGCGATTTGCGTTCTATCTGCTAGTGGAGCTGTCTCTACTGCAACGCTGCTTCAGTCATCATCACCTCCTGGAGCTATTCAGTACGAG GGCCGGTTTGAGATCTTAGCCTTATCAATATCTTATCTTGTCCCAACTGATGGAAGTTTCCGGAATAGAACTGGAAACTTATCTGTTTCTCTTGCTAGCCCTGATGGGCGTGTGATTGGTGGTGCTATTGGAGGACCTTTAATAGCAGCTAGTCCTGTTCAG GTTATTGTAGGGAGTTTTATATGGGCAGCTCCAAAGATAAAGAACAAGAAACGAGAAGAAGAAGGTTCTGAAAATGTCCAAGACACAAATGATCATCAAGCTCTGGACAATAATAACAACACTGTTTCCCCTGTTCCTCAACAACACACACAAGGCCAAAACCTGATATGGTCAACAGGTTCAAGGCAAATGGATATGCGCCATGCTCATGCTGATATTGATCTAATGCGCGGTTGA
- the LOC106341800 gene encoding uncharacterized protein LOC106341800, translated as MSKKNNLAKRKKQHEYNLQKEKEIQDKKIKKLHANKNKMKIDGSGKKKKGGFSVGKKKLKTKLTPAAKAKAAQAMELDK; from the exons ATGTCGAAGAAGAACAATTTAGCAAAGAGAAAGAAGCAGCACGAGTACAATCTCCAAA AGGAGAAAGAAATACAGGACAAGAAGATCAAGAAGCTTCATGCCAACAAGAACAAGATGAAA ATTGATGGTAGTGGTAAGAAGAAGAAAGGTGGATTCTCAGTTGGGAAGAAGAAGTTGAAGACTAAGTTGACTCCAGCTGCTAAAGCTAAAGCTGCTCAAGCTATGGAGCTAGACAAATGA
- the LOC106341798 gene encoding UPF0187 protein At2g45870, chloroplastic — protein MYQSTNLSFSSSFTHRSLLERRFRPRRPRKPLDFTPSCVSSDPNSSDDSIDLSSKLVSLLKAVPNWSDGIKERRMRQKRSLYTHENWVRHRSSLRHLRHVSSSASSRVILSLIPPVFFFTTVAVLIAGYNSAVGFELLPSFFPVLRASPLPYQLTAPALALLLVFRTEASYSRFEQGRKAWVKIITGTNDLARQVVSSVNGSSGDDEFIIRDALLRYIAAFPVALKCHVIYGSDIADDLRNVVEEDDLSLILKSKHRPRCVIQFISQCLQLLNLDSTKIDTLESKMLQLQEGIGVCDQLMGIPIPLSYTRLTSRFLVLWHLTLPVILWDDCHWNVVPATFISAASLFCIEEVGVLIEEPFSMLALDELCDMVLSNIDEAVKSEKVIRNRIIAKKRMHEIKHSSNGWHKS, from the exons ATGTATCAGTCAACGAACCTATCTTTCTCCTCCAGCTTCACCCACCGATCTCTCCTCGAACGACGATTCCGCCCCAGAAGACCTCGCAAACCCCTCGATTTCACCCCTTCATGCGTCTCCTCGGATCCCAACTCCTCCGACGATTCGATCGATCTCTCCTCGAAGCTCGTCTCCCTCCTCAAAGCCGTCCCGAACTGGTCAGACGGGATCAAGGAGAGGCGGATGCGGCAGAAACGATCCCTCTACACTCACGAGAACTGGGTCAGACACCGAAGCTCCCTCCGCCACCTCCGCCACGTGTCCTCCAGCGCGTCTTCTCGCGTCATACTCTCCTTGATCCCTCCCGTGTTCTTCTTCACCACCGTCGCCGTCCTCATCGCGGGTTACAACTCCGCCGTGGGGTTCGAGTTGTTGCCTAGCTTCTTCCCGGTGCTCCGAGCTTCTCCTCTACCCTATCAGCTCACCGCTCCGGCGTTAGCTCTGCTTCTTGTGTTTCGAACCGAGGCTTCGTATTCGAGGTTTGAGCAAGGGAGGAAAGCTTGGGTTAAGATTATAACTGGAACTAATGATTTAGCTAGGCAGGTTGTTTCTTCCGTTAATGGTTCCTCCGGTGATGATGAGTTTATCATCAGAGATGCGCTTTTGCGTTACATTGCTGCTTTCCCTGTGGCTCTTAAG TGTCATGTGATCTATGGTTCTGATATTGCTGATGATCTCCGGAACGTAGTGGAAGAAGATGATCTGTCTTTGATCCTTAAGTCAAAGCATCGTCCGCGCTGTGTCATTCAGTTTATCTCTCAATGTCTTCAGCTTTTGAATCTAGACAGTACGAAGATAGATACTTTG GAATCGAAGATGCTGCAGTTACAGGAAGGAATTGGCGTGTGTGATCAACTCATGGGCATCCCGATTCCACTCTCCTACACACGGCTAACATCGAGGTTCTTAGTGTTATGGCATCTTACACTCCCTGTTATTCTCTGGGATGATTGCCACTGGAATGTAGTTCCTGCTACTTTCATCAGCGCTGCGTCTCTCTTCTGCATTGAAGAA GTGGGTGTTCTTATAGAGGAGCCATTCTCTATGCTAGCTTTAGACGAGCTATGTGACATGGTACTTAGTAACATTGATGAAGCTGTTAAATCCGAGAAGGTCATACGCAATAGGATCATCGCAAAGAAAAGGATGCATGAGATTAAGCACTCATCAAATGGTTGGCATAAATCTTGA
- the LOC106341796 gene encoding uncharacterized protein LOC106341796 isoform X1, with protein MSRGTSLFFHSSSCKHWIRFQKENSEKKVLMEKEICRRHLSREGMGCVWMFMNNMFDFRHGGSIQKLLMDKKRGSKRIIGVETKVEKQLTCDCDFEESEAGVQSVKNLTEEETIECRRGKTKERNGKKRSRTCSKGSEDVDDHADKKSDDQCPRISQSDDDSEEKFSELIKRLIAQTQKDTEVDASQFLESKEGSFREIGTSPASGDSQRIKERSSQCTQTIVILKPEPIGLDLGSSPGTQATCNKSKRGSSFILSRIIRRRRLKSSAKKNPCNDPDVLSSDIMSQNSCLGEELETSSRRHVSAEETTTINGSEDSKKNVCGIYIAARKHLSEMLAQGDADVNSPDKEVPRILGKILALPEFSTPETSPRVTLAHEITKEPNIQQCSSEDSTKHGETASTSSGDTEDEKKTVLDSLSEAVSSSIVHQDAYADEEKLETHEQTQPLEKVVSECQDNATDVPGKSSPVSVLEPFFTDDDTSPNTSRLSSVERRLQPRCIRFNEPDSPRSEKDSEVKTRMDDKDLALAYIQAVVKSSELNWEELLVRSFYLEQVLEEALVDDIEFYPTNFCSNKILLFDCINEVLMEFSGHGPWISFAKPEVRFGPDMENVVEVVQEEVYWHLLPLSSPHTLDQIVKKDLARTGNWMDLRFDIGCIGSQTGEIILDELLEEIISSSCTDLFQSTVTTRK; from the exons ATGAGTAGGGGTACTTCTTTATTTTTCCATTCCTCTTCTTGCAAGCATTGGATCAGATTCCAAAAAG AAAACAGTGAGAAGAAAGTTTTAATGGAGAAAGAGATATGTAGAAGACATCTTTCAAGAGAAGGGATGGGATGTGTCTGGATGTTTATGAACAACATGTTTGATTTCAGACATGGTGGATCTATCCAGAAGCTTTTGATGGATAAGAAACGTGGCAGCAAACGCATCATAG GTGTTGAGACTAAGGTGGAGAAGCAGCTTACCTGTGACTGTGACTTTGAG GAGAGTGAAGCTGGAGTGCAGAGTGTCAAGAACCTCACTGAAGAAGAGACTATTGAATGCAGAAGAGGAAAGACAAAGGAGAGAAATGGGAAGAAGAGAAGTAGAACATGCAGCAAAGGAAGTGAGGATGTTGATGATCATGCAGATAAGAAATCAGATGATCAGTGTCCTAGAATTTCTCAGAGCGATGATGATTCAGAAGAGAAGTTCAGTGAGTTGATAAAGCGGTTGATAGCTCAGACTCAGAAGGACACTGAGGTGGATGCATCTCAGTTCTTGGAGTCTAAAGAAGGATCATTCCGGGAGATTGGTACTTCTCCAGCTTCAGGAGATTCTCAGAGAATCAAAGAGAGAAGCTCCCAATGCACACAAACAATTGTAATCTTGAAGCCAGAGCCAATTGGCTTGGATCTTGGTTCATCACCTGGAACACAAGCTACATGCAACAAGTCCAAAAGGGGGAGTTCCTTCATTCTCAGTAGGATCATCAGAAGAAGAAGACTAAAATCTTCTGCTAAGAAGAATCCATGCAATGATCCTGATGTATTGTCATCTGACATCATGAGTCAAAACTCTTGTCTGGGAGAGGAGTTAGAGACTAGCTCCAGGCGGCATGTTTCAGCTGAAGAGACTACTACTATCAATGGCAGTGAAGATTCCAAGAAGAATGTGTGTGGCATATACATTGCAGCCAGGAAACATCTATCTGAAATGCTTGCACAAGGAGATGCAGATGTTAACTCACCTGATAAAGAAGTACCAAGAATCCTTGGGAAGATTCTTGCTCTCCCTGAGTTCTCCACACCAGAGACCAGTCCAAGAGTGACACTGGCTCATGAGATAACCAAGGAACCAAATATTCAACAATGCAGCTCAGAAGATTCAACCAAACATGGAGAAACAGCTTCTACTAGTTCCGGAG ACACTGAGGATGAAAAGAAGACTGTCTTGGATTCTTTGTCTGAAGCAGTTAGCTCTTCCATTGTACACCAAGATGCATATGCTGATGAAGAGAAGCTTGAAACTCATGAGCAGACACAACCACTGGAGAAGGTTGTGTCTGAGTGCCAAGACAATGCAACTGATGTGCCAGGGAAGTCAAGTCCTGTGTCTGTTCTTGAGCCTTTCTTTACAGATGATGACACAAGTCCAAACACCTCCAGGCTCTCTTCAG TCGAAAGGCGGTTGCAGCCACGCTGCATACGCTTCAACGAGCCTGATTCTCCAAGATCAGAGAAAGACAGTGAAGTCAAAACTAGAATGGATGACAAAGACTTGGCACTTGCATACATTCAAGCAGTGGTCAAATCCTCAGAGTTGAACTGGGAAGAGCTTTTGGTGAGATCCTTTTATTTGGAGCAGGTTCTTGAGGAGGCGCTAGTGGATGACATTGAGTTCTATCCTACAAACTTCTGCAGCAACAAGATACTCCTCTTTGACTGTATCAACGAAGTTCTCATGGAGTTCAGTGGGCACGGCCCTTGGATCTCATTCGCCAAACCTGAAGTCAGGTTTGGCCCAGACATGGAGAATGTTGTTGAAGTGGTGCAAGAAGAGGTTTACTGGCATCTCTTGCCTCTGTCTTCTCCGCACACGTTGGACCAGATAGTCAAGAAAGACCTGGCTAGGACTGGGAACTGGATGGACCTCAGGTTTGATATCGGCTGCATCGGTTCTCAAACAGGTGAGATAATCCTTGATGAACTATTAGAAGAGATCATCAGCAGCAGCTGCACAGACTTGTTCCAGTCAACAGTCACTACCAGAAAGTAG
- the LOC106341796 gene encoding uncharacterized protein LOC106341796 isoform X2 → MSRGTSLFFHSSSCKHWIRFQKENSEKKVLMEKEICRRHLSREGMGCVWMFMNNMFDFRHGGSIQKLLMDKKRGSKRIIGKVEKQLTCDCDFEESEAGVQSVKNLTEEETIECRRGKTKERNGKKRSRTCSKGSEDVDDHADKKSDDQCPRISQSDDDSEEKFSELIKRLIAQTQKDTEVDASQFLESKEGSFREIGTSPASGDSQRIKERSSQCTQTIVILKPEPIGLDLGSSPGTQATCNKSKRGSSFILSRIIRRRRLKSSAKKNPCNDPDVLSSDIMSQNSCLGEELETSSRRHVSAEETTTINGSEDSKKNVCGIYIAARKHLSEMLAQGDADVNSPDKEVPRILGKILALPEFSTPETSPRVTLAHEITKEPNIQQCSSEDSTKHGETASTSSGDTEDEKKTVLDSLSEAVSSSIVHQDAYADEEKLETHEQTQPLEKVVSECQDNATDVPGKSSPVSVLEPFFTDDDTSPNTSRLSSVERRLQPRCIRFNEPDSPRSEKDSEVKTRMDDKDLALAYIQAVVKSSELNWEELLVRSFYLEQVLEEALVDDIEFYPTNFCSNKILLFDCINEVLMEFSGHGPWISFAKPEVRFGPDMENVVEVVQEEVYWHLLPLSSPHTLDQIVKKDLARTGNWMDLRFDIGCIGSQTGEIILDELLEEIISSSCTDLFQSTVTTRK, encoded by the exons ATGAGTAGGGGTACTTCTTTATTTTTCCATTCCTCTTCTTGCAAGCATTGGATCAGATTCCAAAAAG AAAACAGTGAGAAGAAAGTTTTAATGGAGAAAGAGATATGTAGAAGACATCTTTCAAGAGAAGGGATGGGATGTGTCTGGATGTTTATGAACAACATGTTTGATTTCAGACATGGTGGATCTATCCAGAAGCTTTTGATGGATAAGAAACGTGGCAGCAAACGCATCATAGG TAAGGTGGAGAAGCAGCTTACCTGTGACTGTGACTTTGAG GAGAGTGAAGCTGGAGTGCAGAGTGTCAAGAACCTCACTGAAGAAGAGACTATTGAATGCAGAAGAGGAAAGACAAAGGAGAGAAATGGGAAGAAGAGAAGTAGAACATGCAGCAAAGGAAGTGAGGATGTTGATGATCATGCAGATAAGAAATCAGATGATCAGTGTCCTAGAATTTCTCAGAGCGATGATGATTCAGAAGAGAAGTTCAGTGAGTTGATAAAGCGGTTGATAGCTCAGACTCAGAAGGACACTGAGGTGGATGCATCTCAGTTCTTGGAGTCTAAAGAAGGATCATTCCGGGAGATTGGTACTTCTCCAGCTTCAGGAGATTCTCAGAGAATCAAAGAGAGAAGCTCCCAATGCACACAAACAATTGTAATCTTGAAGCCAGAGCCAATTGGCTTGGATCTTGGTTCATCACCTGGAACACAAGCTACATGCAACAAGTCCAAAAGGGGGAGTTCCTTCATTCTCAGTAGGATCATCAGAAGAAGAAGACTAAAATCTTCTGCTAAGAAGAATCCATGCAATGATCCTGATGTATTGTCATCTGACATCATGAGTCAAAACTCTTGTCTGGGAGAGGAGTTAGAGACTAGCTCCAGGCGGCATGTTTCAGCTGAAGAGACTACTACTATCAATGGCAGTGAAGATTCCAAGAAGAATGTGTGTGGCATATACATTGCAGCCAGGAAACATCTATCTGAAATGCTTGCACAAGGAGATGCAGATGTTAACTCACCTGATAAAGAAGTACCAAGAATCCTTGGGAAGATTCTTGCTCTCCCTGAGTTCTCCACACCAGAGACCAGTCCAAGAGTGACACTGGCTCATGAGATAACCAAGGAACCAAATATTCAACAATGCAGCTCAGAAGATTCAACCAAACATGGAGAAACAGCTTCTACTAGTTCCGGAG ACACTGAGGATGAAAAGAAGACTGTCTTGGATTCTTTGTCTGAAGCAGTTAGCTCTTCCATTGTACACCAAGATGCATATGCTGATGAAGAGAAGCTTGAAACTCATGAGCAGACACAACCACTGGAGAAGGTTGTGTCTGAGTGCCAAGACAATGCAACTGATGTGCCAGGGAAGTCAAGTCCTGTGTCTGTTCTTGAGCCTTTCTTTACAGATGATGACACAAGTCCAAACACCTCCAGGCTCTCTTCAG TCGAAAGGCGGTTGCAGCCACGCTGCATACGCTTCAACGAGCCTGATTCTCCAAGATCAGAGAAAGACAGTGAAGTCAAAACTAGAATGGATGACAAAGACTTGGCACTTGCATACATTCAAGCAGTGGTCAAATCCTCAGAGTTGAACTGGGAAGAGCTTTTGGTGAGATCCTTTTATTTGGAGCAGGTTCTTGAGGAGGCGCTAGTGGATGACATTGAGTTCTATCCTACAAACTTCTGCAGCAACAAGATACTCCTCTTTGACTGTATCAACGAAGTTCTCATGGAGTTCAGTGGGCACGGCCCTTGGATCTCATTCGCCAAACCTGAAGTCAGGTTTGGCCCAGACATGGAGAATGTTGTTGAAGTGGTGCAAGAAGAGGTTTACTGGCATCTCTTGCCTCTGTCTTCTCCGCACACGTTGGACCAGATAGTCAAGAAAGACCTGGCTAGGACTGGGAACTGGATGGACCTCAGGTTTGATATCGGCTGCATCGGTTCTCAAACAGGTGAGATAATCCTTGATGAACTATTAGAAGAGATCATCAGCAGCAGCTGCACAGACTTGTTCCAGTCAACAGTCACTACCAGAAAGTAG
- the LOC106342704 gene encoding U-box domain-containing protein 33-like, producing MALVTPIPAMSERAGSMRFHGITTTSPGSRSSRSSVTEEPVSRLIEEKIFVAVDKHVAKSKCTLVWALQNTGGKKICVVHVHQPSQMIPVMGAKFPVSSVKEEEVKVFREKEREKVHMILDEYLRICHQRGVRAEKMFIETESIENGIVQLISELGIKKLVMGAAADRHHSKKMTELKSRKAIFVRREAPPPCQIWFTCKGYLIHTREAVDDGESEYVASPRPSISANDLLQALSRPESGSVQRLGSNGSSTEHSERVSTGSLNTTDDEERDFDGSGVRGSATVMSTVDENSGRSSPFNFPDGVDDSFHDKIRQATSEAQSSKREAVAENVRRQKAEKNALDAIKRVKQSETAYSEELKRRKDTETAVAKEKERFVTIKKEQEAVTEEVQTATAQKHTLENQIAEADTTMETLNKKLDIAVKLLQKLKSEREELQSERDRALREAEELRTRTAETTSTLQHQLLPHYFTNFSFSEIEEATNRFDSTLKIGEGGYGSIYIGTLRHTQVAIKILNPKSSQGPVEYQQEVDVLSKTRHPNIITLIGACPEGWSLVYEYLPDGSLEDRLTCKNNSPPLSWQNRVRIATEICAALVFLHSNKAHSLVHGDLKPANILLDGNLVSKLSDFGTCSLGRSKSASTDLTGTVPYLDPEASSSGELTPKSDVYSFGVILLRLLTGRPALRIANEVKYALDSGSLNNLLDPLAGDWPFVQAEQLARLALRCCESVGENRPDLGTEVWRVLEPMRASSGGSSSFHLGRNEQRIAPPYFICPIFQEVMQDPHVAADGFTYEAEAIRAWLDSGHDTSPMTNAKLSHNSLIPNHALRSAVQEWLQHHC from the exons ATGGCTTTGGTGACTCCAATTCCAGCTATGAGCGAAAGAGCTGGATCCATGAGATTCCATGGCATAACAACAACTAGCCCTGGATCGAGGTCAAGCAGGAGCAGCGTTACTGAAGAGCCTGTCTCGCGTCTGATAGAGGAGAAGATCTTCGTCGCTGTTGATAAACACGTGGCCAAGAGCAAGTGTACACTCGTCTGGGCGTTGCAGAACACTGGAGGGAAGAAGATTTGCGTTGTTCATGTTCATCAACCTTCCCAAATGATCCCAGTTA TGGGAGCCAAGTTTCCAGTGAGTTCTGTGAAGGAGGAAGAAGTCAAGGTTTTCCGGGAAAAGGAAAGGGAGAAAGTGCATATGATTCTAGACGAGTACCTCCGTATATGCCACCAGAGAGGG GTGAGGGCAGAAAAGATGTTTATTGAAACAGAATCCATCGAGAATGGGATTGTGCAACTTATCTCGGAGCTGGGGATTAAGAAGCTTGTCATGGGAGCAGCAGCTGATAGACACCATTCTAA GAAAATGACTGAACTCAAGTCAAGGAAAGCCATCTTCGTACGCCGAGAAGCTCCTCCTCCTTGTCAAATATGGTTTACTTGCAAAGGCTACTTAATACATACAAG GGAAGCTGTAGATGATGGTGAATCAGAATATGTTGCATCTCCGCGTCCTTCCATAAGTGCAAACGATCTGCTTCAAGCTCTCTCTAGACCAGAGTCTGGTTCAGTTCAACGACTAGGAAGCAATGGAAGTTCAACTGAACACAGTGAGAGAGTGTCAACCGGTTCGTTGAATACTACTGATGATGAGGAGAGAGACTTTGACGGTAGTGGAGTGAGGGGAAGTGCAACGGTTATGAGTACAGTTGATGAGAACTCTGGCCGCTCTTCTCCTTTCAACTTTCCG GATGGAGTGGATGATTCATTTCATGATAAAATCCGACAAGCTACGTCAGAGGCTCAAAGTTCAAAACGAGAAGCTGTTGCAGAGAATGTTAGGCGTCAGAAAGCTGAAAAGAATGCCCTTGATGCAATCAAAAGG GTTAAACAATCAGAAACTGCTTACTCTGAGGAGTTAAAGCGAAGGAAAGACACTGAGACAGCAGTAGCCAAAGAGAAAGAGAGATTCGTAACAATAAAAAAAGAACAAGAAGCAGTCACAGAAGAAGTGCAAACCGCAACGGCACAGAAACATACGCTAGAGAACCAAATAGCAGAAGCTGATACTACAATGGAAACGCTAAACAAGAAGCTCGACATAGCCGTGAAGCTCTTGCAAAAGCTGAAAAGCGAACGAGAGGAGCTGCAGAGTGAACGCGACAGAGCCCTCAGAGAAGCTGAGGAGCTAAGAACTCGCACTGCAGAGACAACTTCAACACTACAGCATCAGTTACTACCTCACTACTTCACAAATTTTTCATTCTCAGAGATCGAGGAAGCAACTAACCGCTTTGACTCCACACTAAAGATCGGGGAAGGAGGCTACGGAAGCATCTACATCGGTACACTGCGCCACACGCAAGTGGCTATAAAGATACTGAATCCTAAAAGCTCACAAGGCCCCGTGGAGTATCAGCAAGAGGTCGACGTGCTGAGCAAAACGAGGCATCCGAATATCATTACACTGATCGGAGCTTGTCCGGAAGGGTGGAGTCTTGTCTATGAGTATCTCCCCGATGGTAGCCTCGAAGACAGGCTTACCTGCAAGAACAACTCTCCGCCGTTATCATGGCAAAACCGTGTCCGGATTGCAACCGAGATATGCGCGGCGCTTGTCTTTCTACACTCCAACAAAGCTCATAGCTTAGTACACGGTGACTTGAAGCCAGCTAATATCCTTCTTGATGGTAACCTCGTTAGCAAGTTGAGCGACTTCGGAACGTGCTCGTTAGGAAGAAGCAAGAGTGCGTCAACAGACCTCACGGGCACGGTTCCTTACTTGGATCCAGAGGCTTCTAGCAGCGGAGAGCTGACGCCGAAGTCGGATGTTTACTCGTTTGGTGTTATTCTATTACGCTTGTTGACAGGGAGACCTGCGTTGCGGATAGCAAATGAAGTGAAGTACGCGCTTGACTCCGGTTCTTTAAACAACCTTTTGGACCCTTTAGCTGGTGACTGGCCATTTGTTCAGGCCGAGCAGCTCGCTCGCTTGGCGTTGAGATGCTGTGAGTCTGTCGGTGAGAATCGTCCGGATCTTGGGACTGAGGTTTGGAGGGTGCTTGAGCCTATGAGGGCTTCTAGTGGAGGATCTTCTTCTTTTCATCTTGGTCGTAACGAGCAGCGCATAGCTCCTCCTTACTTCATTTGTCCCATCTTCCAG GAAGTGATGCAGGATCCACACGTAGCTGCGGATGGTTTCACATATGAAGCGGAGGCTATAAGAGCGTGGCTGGACAGTGGACATGATACTTCGCCGATGACTAATGCCAAGCTTTCTCACAATAGTCTGATCCCTAACCATGCTCTTCGTTCTGCAGTTCAGGAGTGGCTTCAACATCATTGTTGA